The genomic stretch TTGACAATGATGAATTTTTTGAGGAAATAAGTTCAATTACCAACAGCCATGGGATCATACCGCTATCACAGTAAGCAAAATCGCGGAAATAATGGTGTGCACTCATTTCCCCACCATAGATTGCGTTTTCCGCACGCATTCTTTCTTTAATATAAGCATGGCCTGTTTTGCTTTTTACCGGGATCCCGCCGGCTTGTTGAACGACCTGCACTGTATTCCAGGTTAAGCGAGGGTCATGAATTATCTTAGCGCCTTTATTTTTTGTCAGAAAAGCTTCAGCTAGAAGGCCAACTATATAATATCCTTCTATAAAATCTGCATTTTCATCAAACAGGAAGCAGCGGTCGAAATCGCCATCCCAGGCAATACCCATATCCGCCTTGTGTTGCCTCACTGCATCTGCAGTCGCAGCACGGTTCTCTGGTAATAATGGGTTAGGGATTCCGTTAGGGAAATTGCCGTCTGGATTATGGTTAACTTTGATAAACTCAACGGGAACGTTTTGTTTTTTAAATACTGCTTCGATTTCATCGATGACATGGCCTGCAGCGCCATTTCCCGCATTTACCACTAACTTCAATGGTCTGATAGCCTTGAGATCAAGATAAGACATCAGATGGTCTATATAACTATCGAGAAGAGACATCTTTGAATAATGCCCTTTATTTTCGACAGCTTTAAAGTTCCCGATTTCAATCATATCGCGAATATCATTAAGTCCCGAGTCGCCGCTTATCGGTTTTGCGCCACGGCCGACTAACTTCATTCCGTTATAATCCATCGGGTTATGGCTTGCAGTCACTTCTATTGCGCCA from Rahnella sikkimica encodes the following:
- a CDS encoding phosphomannomutase CpsG (capsular polysaccharide biosynthesis protein; catalyzes the formation of D-mannose 6-phosphate from alpha-D-mannose 1-phosphate), which codes for MSALTCFKAYDIRGRLGDELNADIAYSIGKAFGQYMNAKTVAIGGDIRLSSETLKAALSHGLQDSGVNVIDLGVTGTEEIYFAAFHLDVDGAIEVTASHNPMDYNGMKLVGRGAKPISGDSGLNDIRDMIEIGNFKAVENKGHYSKMSLLDSYIDHLMSYLDLKAIRPLKLVVNAGNGAAGHVIDEIEAVFKKQNVPVEFIKVNHNPDGNFPNGIPNPLLPENRAATADAVRQHKADMGIAWDGDFDRCFLFDENADFIEGYYIVGLLAEAFLTKNKGAKIIHDPRLTWNTVQVVQQAGGIPVKSKTGHAYIKERMRAENAIYGGEMSAHHYFRDFAYCDSGMIPWLLVIELISSKNSSLSKLVRKAMQAYPCSGEINYKVSNSKDILTRIENEFKNDAISVDFTDGLSMEMPEWRLNVRTSNTEPLLRLNIESRGQPELVWDKVAEVERLIKM